In Rhodoferax koreense, a genomic segment contains:
- a CDS encoding response regulator yields MRALLAEDEQTLGTWLSKALEGIGIQVEWVNNGKLADLALRGGTHDVLILDLGLPGMEGEEVLRRLRTRDQRLPALVLTARDSLIERVKMLNLGADDFLAKPFELAELEARLHALVRRSRGVEHPRLACGALTLDVGRKQFVCRGEPVAMTPREYAVLQVLIQHSGEPMSKQQIIDRVFPDDQDVHPEAVEVLIHRLRKRLDQAGVRIGTIRGLGYVLEEA; encoded by the coding sequence ATGCGCGCACTCCTGGCAGAAGACGAACAGACCCTGGGCACGTGGCTCAGCAAGGCCCTGGAGGGCATCGGCATTCAGGTCGAATGGGTCAACAACGGCAAGCTGGCCGACCTGGCGCTGCGTGGTGGCACGCACGATGTTCTGATCCTCGACCTGGGACTGCCCGGCATGGAAGGCGAAGAAGTCCTGCGGCGGCTGCGCACGCGCGACCAGCGTCTGCCCGCCCTGGTACTGACCGCGCGCGACTCGCTGATCGAACGCGTGAAGATGCTCAACCTCGGCGCCGACGACTTCCTGGCCAAGCCCTTCGAGCTGGCCGAACTCGAGGCCCGGCTGCATGCGCTGGTGCGGCGCTCGCGCGGCGTCGAGCATCCGCGGCTGGCGTGCGGGGCCTTGACCTTGGACGTCGGCCGCAAGCAGTTCGTCTGCCGTGGCGAGCCCGTGGCCATGACGCCGCGCGAGTACGCGGTGCTGCAGGTGTTGATCCAGCACAGCGGCGAGCCGATGTCGAAGCAGCAAATCATCGACCGGGTGTTTCCTGATGACCAGGACGTTCATCCTGAGGCCGTCGAGGTGCTCATCCACCGCCTGCGCAAGCGGCTCGATCAGGCAGGCGTGCGCATCGGCACGATCCGTGGACTTGGCTATGTTCTGGAAGAAGCTTAG
- a CDS encoding sensor histidine kinase, with protein MFWKKLRKAPLRHSLVLLLLPVLLTITCAELWMTDRDALDAANSAYDRSLLGAVRSIAANISTASGGLSVELPYRLFEFFELTASGQVYFRVSTSDGLVELGSADLPPSPSVLKVGVPVFYDAAYFGESVRLVALLAALDAASAGNPQSQVLIQVAESTQSRQEFTQRFVQRSALRDGAIFALTLFTVLIVVTTALSPLAKLATQVRARRADDLTPISEELLPAEVLPLVSAVNQQIDRTQALSSRQRQFVDDASHQLRTHLTTLHVQADHAIGEAESLAVRQTLEALKTEISRATRSTNQLLALARSDAVALAWQPFDLALLARDVVLTHLPQARHKQIDLGLGQAPPGGHDMTALGDSDLLREALMNLVSNAINYGKIGGEITVLYATDSETWSLGVTDNGPGISELERARLGERFMRGNQKPSTGSGLGLAIVGSIAEKHGGGLRLEQRADGGPGLHAHIWWPRSQWHSVGACA; from the coding sequence ATGTTCTGGAAGAAGCTTAGGAAAGCGCCGCTCCGGCACAGCCTGGTCTTGCTGCTGCTGCCGGTGCTGTTGACCATCACCTGCGCCGAGCTCTGGATGACCGACCGCGACGCGCTGGATGCCGCGAACTCCGCCTACGACCGCTCGCTGCTGGGTGCCGTCAGGTCCATCGCGGCCAACATCTCCACCGCCTCGGGCGGCCTCTCCGTCGAATTGCCCTACCGGCTGTTCGAGTTCTTCGAACTCACTGCCAGCGGACAGGTGTACTTCCGTGTGTCGACTTCGGACGGCCTGGTGGAACTGGGCAGCGCCGACCTCCCGCCTTCGCCGAGCGTTTTGAAGGTCGGCGTGCCCGTGTTCTACGACGCGGCGTACTTCGGCGAGTCCGTCCGACTGGTGGCCCTGCTTGCCGCACTGGACGCGGCCTCCGCAGGCAACCCGCAAAGCCAGGTACTGATCCAGGTCGCCGAGAGTACGCAGTCGCGCCAGGAATTCACCCAGCGTTTTGTCCAACGGTCGGCGCTGCGCGACGGAGCCATCTTTGCCCTGACGCTGTTCACCGTCCTGATCGTCGTCACCACGGCGCTGTCGCCGCTGGCGAAGCTGGCCACACAGGTGCGGGCCCGACGCGCTGACGATCTGACGCCAATCAGTGAAGAACTGTTGCCCGCCGAAGTGCTGCCGCTGGTGTCGGCCGTGAACCAGCAGATCGACCGGACGCAGGCCCTGTCGTCACGCCAGCGTCAGTTCGTGGACGACGCCTCGCACCAACTGCGCACGCACCTCACCACGCTGCACGTCCAGGCCGACCACGCCATCGGCGAGGCGGAATCGCTGGCCGTGCGGCAGACCCTGGAAGCGTTGAAGACCGAAATTTCCCGTGCTACGCGATCGACCAACCAGTTGCTGGCCCTGGCTCGCAGCGATGCGGTCGCATTGGCCTGGCAACCTTTTGATTTGGCACTGCTCGCCAGGGACGTGGTGCTCACGCACCTGCCGCAAGCCCGTCACAAGCAAATCGATCTCGGCCTAGGCCAGGCGCCGCCGGGTGGGCACGACATGACCGCGCTAGGCGACAGCGACCTGCTGCGCGAGGCGCTCATGAACCTGGTCTCCAACGCCATCAACTACGGCAAGATCGGCGGTGAAATCACCGTGCTTTATGCCACTGACTCGGAAACCTGGAGCCTCGGTGTGACGGATAACGGTCCTGGTATCAGCGAGTTGGAGAGAGCGCGCTTGGGAGAAAGATTCATGCGGGGAAACCAAAAACCGTCAACGGGTTCCGGCCTTGGCTTGGCCATTGTCGGATCCATCGCAGAAAAGCATGGTGGTGGCTTGCGCCTTGAACAACGGGCCGATGGTGGACCAGGCCTGCATGCGCACATCTGGTGGCCCAGGAGCCAATGGCATTCGGTGGGGGCCTGCGCATGA
- a CDS encoding Bug family tripartite tricarboxylate transporter substrate binding protein, with protein MNWPLRVTRRFALQSSLAFAGLPLQGMARADILDAPECIVPAKVGGGFDLTCKLVGTLIDRHSTRGSPLRVNYLPGGIGAVAYDRVVTGRLPNPHALIAFSGGSLLNLAQGKFGPHQTSDVRWVAAVGTDYGAIAVPKDSAIHTLQDLKLQLQRDLSRVVFGAGGTVGSQDWVKAALIVKAAGLDHKGMRFVSFEGGGEAISALEGRHVTVFCGDAAEAFQAADAGANIRVIAILSDKRVASRPTVAVGIEQGFNLVWPVIRGVYVGQAVSDAEYRRWVDFFEAAMLQSDYASIRQQYGLSSFTMTGEVLTEFVGKEVVKYRGLAQSLGLRVPPQKT; from the coding sequence ATGAACTGGCCGCTCCGTGTGACGCGACGGTTTGCGCTGCAGTCCAGCCTCGCATTCGCCGGTTTGCCGCTGCAAGGCATGGCTCGGGCGGACATCCTTGACGCTCCGGAGTGCATCGTCCCTGCCAAGGTCGGGGGCGGCTTTGATTTGACCTGCAAACTGGTCGGTACTCTGATCGACCGGCACAGCACGCGGGGCAGCCCGTTGCGCGTCAACTACCTGCCCGGCGGCATCGGCGCGGTAGCCTACGACCGTGTGGTCACCGGACGCCTGCCAAACCCGCATGCCCTCATCGCTTTCTCGGGTGGCTCTTTGTTGAACCTGGCGCAGGGAAAGTTTGGTCCGCACCAGACGTCCGATGTGCGGTGGGTGGCTGCGGTAGGCACCGACTACGGCGCTATCGCCGTGCCTAAGGACTCGGCGATCCACACTCTGCAAGATTTGAAGCTGCAACTTCAGCGAGACCTCTCCAGAGTGGTCTTCGGCGCTGGAGGCACCGTCGGCAGTCAGGACTGGGTGAAAGCAGCGCTCATTGTCAAGGCGGCCGGTCTCGACCACAAAGGCATGCGCTTCGTTTCGTTTGAGGGTGGTGGAGAGGCTATCTCGGCGCTGGAAGGTCGACACGTCACGGTCTTCTGTGGCGATGCAGCGGAGGCGTTTCAAGCGGCGGATGCCGGGGCCAACATCCGGGTCATCGCCATACTGTCAGATAAACGGGTGGCTTCAAGACCGACCGTGGCTGTCGGAATTGAGCAAGGTTTCAATCTGGTTTGGCCCGTGATCCGCGGGGTGTATGTCGGGCAGGCTGTCAGCGACGCTGAATACAGACGATGGGTAGATTTTTTTGAGGCTGCGATGTTGCAGTCTGACTACGCGTCAATCCGCCAGCAATATGGACTTTCGTCATTCACAATGACGGGCGAGGTACTCACCGAGTTCGTCGGCAAGGAAGTGGTAAAGTACCGCGGCCTTGCGCAAAGCCTCGGGCTGCGAGTACCACCGCAGAAAACATGA
- a CDS encoding SDR family NAD(P)-dependent oxidoreductase — MSIDTTANIGKRALVTGASSGIGAAIAREFAALGVDLLLTARRGDATHSTQSPRVAKA; from the coding sequence TTGAGTATCGACACAACCGCCAACATCGGCAAGCGCGCGCTGGTGACCGGTGCATCCAGCGGCATTGGCGCGGCCATCGCGCGTGAGTTCGCGGCGCTCGGCGTGGATCTCCTGCTGACGGCGCGGCGCGGCGACGCGACGCACTCGACGCAGTCGCCGCGAGTTGCAAAGGCGTGA
- a CDS encoding NADP-dependent oxidoreductase, giving the protein MKAFIIDRYGKKETGRIAEVPEPELRDDEVLVQVHAAGVNLLDAKIKSGEFKLILPYHMPLVLGHDVAGKAVRVGPRVRQFKPGDEVYARPDDFRIGSFADYIAVKEGSLARKPANLSMQEAASIPLVTLTAWQALVETAKLKRGQKVFIQAGSGGVGSIAVQLAKHLGAFVATTTSTRNVEWVKALGADVVIDYKTHDFATELHDYDVVLNSLGSDELKKSLQVLKPGGHLVSISGPPTPDYGAEQGLAWPLRQVLRLLSHGIRKQAKRRGVTYSFLFMRAHGAQLREITSLIESGAIRPVVDRVFSFADTGNALAYVESGRAKGKVVVQMT; this is encoded by the coding sequence ATGAAAGCCTTCATCATCGATCGCTACGGCAAGAAGGAAACCGGCCGGATCGCCGAGGTACCGGAGCCTGAACTGCGGGACGATGAGGTCCTGGTCCAGGTCCACGCGGCAGGCGTCAATCTTCTCGACGCCAAGATCAAGAGCGGGGAGTTCAAGCTCATCCTGCCCTATCACATGCCCCTCGTGCTGGGCCATGATGTCGCGGGCAAGGCGGTCAGGGTCGGTCCGCGTGTGCGACAGTTCAAGCCGGGCGACGAGGTCTATGCACGGCCGGACGATTTCCGGATCGGCAGCTTTGCCGACTACATCGCCGTCAAGGAAGGATCGCTTGCACGCAAGCCCGCCAATCTGAGCATGCAGGAGGCGGCCTCGATCCCGCTGGTCACTTTGACCGCCTGGCAGGCGCTGGTCGAAACCGCCAAGTTGAAGAGGGGGCAGAAGGTATTCATCCAGGCCGGCTCCGGTGGCGTGGGGAGCATCGCCGTCCAGTTGGCCAAACATCTGGGGGCCTTCGTCGCCACCACCACCAGCACGCGCAACGTCGAATGGGTCAAGGCACTCGGCGCGGATGTCGTCATCGACTACAAGACGCACGACTTCGCCACCGAACTGCACGACTACGACGTGGTGCTGAACAGCCTGGGCAGCGACGAACTGAAAAAGTCGCTGCAGGTGCTCAAGCCGGGTGGACACCTTGTCTCCATCTCCGGTCCACCCACGCCGGACTACGGCGCCGAACAGGGGCTTGCCTGGCCATTGCGGCAGGTGCTGCGTCTGTTGAGCCACGGCATCCGGAAGCAGGCCAAGCGGCGTGGCGTCACCTACTCCTTCCTCTTCATGCGCGCCCATGGTGCGCAGTTGCGCGAGATCACTTCACTCATCGAATCGGGCGCCATCCGCCCCGTCGTCGATCGCGTATTTTCGTTCGCTGACACCGGCAACGCCTTGGCCTACGTCGAGAGCGGACGCGCCAAAGGCAAGGTCGTGGTGCAGATGACATAG